In Candidatus Roseilinea sp., one DNA window encodes the following:
- a CDS encoding malonyl CoA-acyl carrier protein transacylase, giving the protein MATAYVFPGQGSQFVGMGLEQAQHRPIVKGTFARADAALGFPLSHLCWQGPEDELSDTINTQPAIFTHSVAMYEMVRLSGEIEAPAFVAGHSLGELSALCAAGAIAFEDGVKLARERGRLMKEAGKRAPGSMAAVIGLDADALRAACETASRQYTPGVVVANDNSPGQIVISGGKEAVAAAAAIAKAQGAKRVVPLNVSIASHSPLMASIMHDFARIVEATPIAPATVPVVANTSARPITHPDDIRAELAAQLTSPVRWVESVRFMHAQGVTHFVELGPKDVLCGLIRRTVEGAETRAIG; this is encoded by the coding sequence GTGGCCACCGCATACGTCTTCCCCGGCCAAGGCTCGCAATTCGTCGGCATGGGGCTGGAGCAAGCGCAGCATCGGCCGATCGTCAAAGGCACTTTCGCGCGCGCCGATGCTGCGTTGGGCTTTCCACTGTCGCACCTGTGCTGGCAGGGACCGGAGGACGAGTTGAGCGACACGATCAACACCCAGCCGGCTATCTTCACCCATAGCGTCGCGATGTACGAGATGGTCCGGCTATCCGGCGAGATCGAAGCGCCGGCGTTCGTCGCCGGCCACAGCTTGGGCGAGTTGAGCGCGTTGTGCGCTGCCGGCGCGATCGCGTTCGAGGATGGCGTGAAGCTGGCACGCGAGCGCGGCCGATTGATGAAGGAGGCCGGCAAGCGCGCGCCGGGCAGCATGGCCGCAGTCATCGGCCTGGACGCCGATGCGCTGCGCGCCGCGTGCGAAACAGCTTCGCGGCAGTACACCCCAGGGGTGGTCGTTGCGAACGACAACTCGCCGGGCCAGATCGTCATTTCGGGCGGCAAAGAGGCCGTCGCGGCCGCTGCCGCCATCGCCAAAGCCCAAGGCGCCAAGCGCGTCGTGCCGCTCAACGTCAGCATCGCCTCGCACTCGCCACTGATGGCCAGCATCATGCACGACTTCGCGCGCATCGTCGAGGCGACGCCGATCGCGCCGGCAACCGTGCCGGTCGTGGCCAACACCTCGGCGCGGCCGATTACCCATCCCGACGACATCCGCGCCGAGCTGGCCGCGCAGCTCACCTCACCCGTGCGCTGGGTGGAGAGCGTGCGATTCATGCACGCACAGGGCGTGACGCACTTCGTAGAGTTGGGTCCGAAGGACGTATTGTGCGGGCTGATCCGGCGCACCGTCGAGGGCGCCGAGACGCGCGCCATCGGATAG
- a CDS encoding DNA methylase: protein MRLFEALDGAPLRDTLTVAGRAIPRLTGEFWTARQRQACALHEISYRACFKPQLPRYFIERLTRPGDVVYDPFSGRGTTAIEAALLGRRVIANDVNPLSVILTAPRLRLSAREAVAERLAQIPPSARRAEIDLSMFFHPDTEREIVGLRDYLAKRRQAGEEDEVDAWIRMVATNRLTGHSRGFFSVYTLPPNQAASPARQRRINARLNQQPEYRDTRAIILRKTASLTRNLTEVQRANLRAAGESALLLTCDARHTPTIPDAGVQLTVTSPPFLDVVQYAEDNWLRCWFNGIAADEIAQRLTFTRTLEAWSAVMRDVFAELYRITRPGGWLAFEVGEVRGGQVCLDEYVAPLGEAAGFTCVAILINRQRFTKTANIWGIANNARGTNTNRIVVFRKV from the coding sequence GTGCGCTTGTTCGAAGCTCTCGACGGCGCACCGTTGCGCGATACGCTGACCGTTGCCGGGCGCGCCATCCCGCGTTTGACCGGCGAGTTCTGGACGGCGCGCCAGCGACAAGCCTGCGCGCTGCACGAAATTTCCTATCGCGCCTGCTTTAAGCCGCAGCTCCCGCGCTATTTCATCGAACGGCTGACCCGGCCCGGCGACGTGGTGTATGACCCGTTCAGCGGGCGCGGCACGACGGCGATCGAGGCAGCGCTATTAGGCCGGCGCGTGATTGCCAACGACGTCAACCCGCTCAGCGTGATCCTCACCGCGCCACGTCTGCGCTTGTCGGCGCGCGAGGCGGTTGCCGAGCGGCTGGCGCAAATTCCGCCATCGGCGCGACGCGCCGAGATTGACCTTTCGATGTTCTTTCACCCCGACACCGAGCGCGAGATCGTCGGCCTGCGCGACTATCTGGCCAAGCGCCGGCAGGCCGGCGAGGAAGACGAAGTAGACGCCTGGATTCGCATGGTGGCGACCAACCGGCTCACCGGTCACTCGCGCGGCTTCTTCTCGGTCTACACCTTGCCGCCCAATCAGGCCGCCAGCCCGGCGCGCCAGCGCCGGATCAACGCGCGCTTGAATCAGCAGCCGGAATACCGCGACACGCGCGCCATCATCCTGCGCAAGACGGCCAGCTTGACGCGCAACCTGACCGAGGTGCAACGCGCGAACCTGCGCGCGGCAGGCGAGTCGGCGCTGCTGCTCACCTGCGACGCGCGCCACACGCCCACCATTCCTGATGCCGGCGTGCAGCTCACGGTTACCTCACCCCCCTTTCTGGACGTAGTCCAGTATGCCGAGGACAACTGGCTGCGCTGCTGGTTCAACGGCATCGCTGCCGATGAGATCGCGCAACGCCTCACCTTCACACGCACGCTCGAAGCCTGGTCTGCCGTGATGCGCGACGTCTTCGCCGAGCTATATCGCATCACGCGACCGGGCGGCTGGTTGGCGTTCGAGGTGGGCGAAGTGCGCGGGGGGCAGGTGTGCTTGGATGAGTATGTTGCGCCGTTGGGCGAGGCGGCCGGCTTTACATGCGTGGCGATCCTCATCAACCGGCAACGCTTCACCAAGACGGCCAACATCTGGGGCATTGCCAACAACGCCCGCGGCACGAATACCAATCGCATCGTGGTCTTTCGCAAAGTGTGA
- the nusB gene encoding N utilization substance protein B encodes MSRHDARVLALQVLYEADTAHHPADEVLNRHLAEVKRPASVREYAIALVTGVMREVDALDQTISALAPEFPAEQLSAIDRNILRIALYEMRCGGVPLKVAINEAVNIAKEFGSETSSRFVNGVLGAAANL; translated from the coding sequence ATGTCACGGCATGACGCGCGCGTGCTCGCCTTGCAGGTGCTCTACGAAGCCGACACGGCGCACCATCCCGCTGACGAGGTGTTGAATCGTCATCTCGCAGAGGTCAAGCGCCCGGCGTCGGTGCGGGAATATGCTATCGCACTGGTGACTGGGGTGATGCGCGAAGTAGACGCTCTTGACCAAACGATCAGCGCGCTCGCGCCCGAATTTCCGGCTGAACAACTCTCGGCCATTGACCGCAACATCCTGCGCATCGCGCTCTACGAGATGCGATGCGGAGGAGTGCCGCTGAAGGTGGCGATCAACGAAGCCGTGAACATAGCGAAGGAGTTTGGCAGCGAGACGAGCTCGCGATTCGTAAACGGCGTACTGGGCGCCGCAGCAAACCTATGA
- the tatC gene encoding Sec-independent protein translocase protein TatC, which translates to MAQNVQPVSELQEEEGMTLLEHVRELRDRLLKSVIALAIGTAIGLAFAEQILKILLAPYGPAKQLLVTSPTSPLTNVFTVSVTAGAILALPFILYQILAFIFPGLLPHEKRWILIGLPFGFGLFILGATFAFFVMLPAAVGFLTGIFPSVFNVALTPDDYIPFVAGVMFWMGVAFEMPLIIFILAKANVINANVLKRHWRWAVVIVAVLAALITPTPDPINMSIVMVPLLLLYGFSILMAYIARRNATVPAMLDPEEKLKDSA; encoded by the coding sequence ATGGCGCAAAACGTTCAACCGGTGAGTGAGTTGCAGGAAGAGGAGGGCATGACCCTCCTCGAGCACGTGCGCGAGCTGCGCGACCGGTTGCTCAAGTCGGTGATCGCGCTGGCTATCGGCACGGCAATTGGCTTAGCCTTCGCCGAACAGATTTTGAAGATTCTGTTGGCCCCTTATGGCCCGGCCAAGCAGCTTTTAGTTACCAGCCCCACCTCGCCGCTGACCAACGTCTTCACCGTTTCGGTGACGGCCGGCGCCATTCTGGCGTTGCCGTTCATCCTGTATCAGATTCTGGCCTTCATCTTCCCCGGCCTGCTGCCGCATGAGAAGCGCTGGATTCTGATCGGCCTGCCGTTCGGGTTCGGGTTGTTCATCTTGGGCGCGACGTTTGCGTTCTTCGTCATGCTGCCGGCAGCCGTGGGGTTCCTCACGGGCATCTTCCCCAGCGTCTTCAACGTGGCGCTGACGCCGGACGATTACATCCCCTTCGTCGCCGGCGTGATGTTCTGGATGGGCGTGGCGTTCGAGATGCCGTTGATCATCTTCATCCTGGCCAAGGCCAACGTGATCAACGCGAACGTGCTCAAGCGACATTGGCGCTGGGCCGTGGTGATCGTCGCCGTGCTGGCTGCGCTGATTACGCCGACGCCCGACCCGATCAACATGAGCATCGTCATGGTGCCGCTGCTGTTGCTCTACGGGTTCAGCATCCTCATGGCCTATATCGCCCGTCGCAACGCCACCGTGCCGGCCATGCTCGATCCCGAAGAGAAGCTGAAGGATTCCGCATGA
- a CDS encoding XamI DNA methyltransferase encodes MVAYVLTDGAESLFDPAVGTGAFLRVAKAIADEKGLNVHLAGMEIDPHTLAQAAASGLNQDDLAQVVIGDFVMQPSRAKFPAIVANPPYIRHHRLPETTKARLRRLGAEIIGKPLDGRAGLHVYFLIQALMLLEEGGRLAFIVPADTCEGRFALDLWSWITTHFALDAILTFAPEASPLPGVDTNPLVLFIRKSSPTDEFYWARCYRPGTGVVADWVRRSFGELDSADLLAIRRDRREGILTGLSRERVPTQTHKYVLGDFARVMRGVATGANDFFFMTLERMNRLGLPCERFVRAIGRTRDVADDEITQHTLASLEQRGRPTWLLSLNDDPIESFPDALRRYLQEGEAMGLPKRPLIAQRKPWYRMEVRTPPPFLFAYLGRRRCRFIRNTAGVVPLTGFLCVYPKSDDPIFWNQLWRMMNHPDTIASLASVGKSYGDGAIKVEPRLLERLPIPEHVIERFALPAQLRLLEHRTAYSSFAPELRE; translated from the coding sequence ATGGTCGCCTACGTTTTAACCGATGGCGCGGAGAGCCTCTTCGATCCAGCTGTTGGCACGGGGGCATTTCTTCGCGTGGCAAAAGCGATCGCTGACGAGAAGGGACTGAATGTGCATCTGGCCGGCATGGAGATTGATCCCCATACCCTTGCTCAAGCAGCGGCATCCGGCTTGAATCAAGACGACTTGGCGCAAGTAGTAATCGGCGACTTTGTTATGCAACCGTCGCGCGCCAAATTCCCGGCTATTGTTGCGAACCCGCCCTATATCCGCCACCATCGTCTGCCCGAAACGACGAAGGCACGACTACGCCGGTTAGGCGCAGAGATCATCGGCAAGCCACTCGATGGACGCGCCGGGCTGCATGTGTATTTCCTGATTCAGGCGCTGATGCTGCTCGAAGAGGGCGGCCGATTAGCCTTCATCGTGCCAGCAGACACTTGTGAAGGCAGATTCGCTCTCGATCTATGGAGCTGGATCACAACCCACTTTGCGCTCGATGCCATACTGACGTTCGCACCCGAAGCATCCCCTCTTCCCGGCGTGGATACGAATCCACTCGTCCTCTTCATTCGTAAATCATCGCCTACGGATGAGTTTTACTGGGCAAGGTGTTATCGGCCGGGGACGGGTGTGGTCGCCGACTGGGTGCGACGCAGCTTTGGCGAGCTGGATTCAGCAGACTTGCTCGCCATTCGCCGAGATAGGCGTGAAGGCATACTAACCGGATTATCACGCGAGCGTGTGCCTACCCAAACTCACAAGTATGTGCTGGGTGACTTCGCCCGAGTGATGCGTGGTGTCGCAACCGGCGCGAACGACTTCTTCTTCATGACGCTTGAGCGCATGAATCGTTTAGGCCTACCTTGCGAGCGATTCGTGCGGGCGATTGGGCGAACGCGGGATGTCGCCGACGATGAAATCACTCAGCACACACTTGCTTCGCTGGAGCAGCGCGGCAGACCAACCTGGCTGCTGTCGCTGAACGACGACCCTATCGAGTCATTCCCAGATGCGCTAAGACGCTACCTACAAGAGGGTGAAGCGATGGGCTTGCCAAAACGTCCGCTGATCGCGCAACGCAAGCCGTGGTATCGAATGGAGGTGCGCACGCCGCCGCCTTTCTTATTTGCTTATCTGGGACGGCGACGCTGTCGATTTATTCGGAATACCGCCGGCGTCGTTCCGTTGACAGGGTTTCTGTGCGTGTATCCGAAGAGCGACGATCCGATATTCTGGAACCAGCTCTGGCGAATGATGAACCATCCCGATACTATTGCTAGCTTAGCAAGCGTGGGTAAGTCATACGGCGACGGCGCAATCAAGGTTGAGCCTCGTCTTCTAGAGCGCCTACCTATCCCTGAACACGTCATAGAACGGTTCGCCCTACCGGCTCAGCTACGCCTGTTGGAGCATCGCACTGCTTACTCATCATTTGCCCCTGAGCTTAGAGAGTAG
- a CDS encoding beta-ketoacyl-ACP reductase, which translates to MGQLQGKSAIVTGASRGIGRAIAIELARRGASVVVNYNASEAAAHDVVKTITEAGGTAIAFKADVSRLDEASALVKAALEAFGKLDVLVNNAGTTRDTLLMTMSEEDWDAVIAADLKSVFNCCKAAIRPMIRARSGRIINISSVVGLAGQGGQTNYAAAKAGVIGFTKSLAKELGSRNITVNAVAPGFIPTALTDVLTEEQKQAVLKATPLGRFGAPEEVAYAVSFLASDEAAFITGAVLSVDGGLVMQ; encoded by the coding sequence ATGGGACAACTGCAAGGGAAATCTGCCATCGTCACCGGCGCATCGCGCGGCATCGGACGCGCCATCGCCATCGAACTTGCCCGGCGTGGCGCATCGGTGGTCGTGAACTACAACGCCAGCGAAGCCGCCGCGCACGACGTGGTCAAGACGATCACCGAAGCCGGGGGCACCGCCATCGCCTTCAAGGCCGACGTAAGCAGGCTGGACGAGGCATCCGCGCTGGTGAAGGCAGCGTTGGAAGCATTCGGCAAGCTCGACGTTTTGGTGAATAACGCCGGCACCACCCGTGACACGCTGCTCATGACCATGAGCGAAGAGGACTGGGACGCTGTAATCGCCGCCGACTTGAAGAGTGTGTTCAATTGCTGCAAGGCGGCCATCCGACCGATGATCCGTGCGCGCAGCGGGCGCATCATCAACATCAGCTCGGTCGTCGGCTTGGCCGGTCAAGGTGGGCAGACCAACTATGCGGCGGCCAAGGCTGGGGTGATCGGCTTCACCAAGTCACTGGCCAAAGAACTCGGCTCACGTAACATCACCGTGAACGCGGTCGCGCCGGGCTTCATCCCCACGGCGCTCACCGACGTGCTCACCGAGGAGCAAAAGCAAGCCGTCCTCAAGGCAACGCCGCTCGGCCGGTTCGGTGCGCCCGAAGAAGTGGCCTATGCGGTATCATTCTTGGCAAGCGACGAGGCCGCTTTCATCACCGGTGCGGTCCTGAGCGTAGATGGCGGCCTGGTCATGCAATGA